The segment TGCTTTGCATCAACATAATTGTTCGTAAACAGTGGATCGAACATGAGAAGTTAAGTTATCCGATCATCCAGCTTCCACTCCAGTTGACAGAGACCCCGCAGAATCGTCTTTTTCAGAGCAAGTTGATGTGGCTTGGCTTTGGGATTGCTGGTGGGCTTGCACTCTGGAATGGTCTTAACTTTCTGTATCCGGTTTTACCCGAATTTCGGACACGTATCCGGAGTTTCCAAGTCTTTACAGAAAGCCCTTGGAACGCTATGGGTAGAATCCCTTTTTCACTCTATCCATTTGCAATCGGACTCGGTTTCTTTATCCCCCTTGATCTTTCATTCTCTTGCTGGTTCTTCTTCTGGTATTGGCGGTTGATGCGTGTTCTTGGTGCTGCACTTGGGTTGCGTAGTCTACCCCGCTTTCCCTACATGAATGAGCAAGCAGCCGGCGGTTACCTCGCGTTGTGCGTTTTAGCAATTTGGGCGAGTCGCAGACATCTATTGCATGTAGCGAAAACCGTTGTCGGACTGAATACCCAACGGGACAATACTGTCGTCAGTGCTTCAGGGCGCGAAACACGGGAAGCGATGTCCTATCGCGGGGCGACGATAGGGCTTATTGTAGTAATGGCATTCCTTGTACTTTTCTGCTACTATGGCGGTGCTGAGCTTTGGGTGATGTTCGTCTTTTTTGTTATCTATTACATGATTTCGATCGCTATTACCCGGATGCGCGCCGAACTCGGTACACCTGTGCATGATCTGCACTATTCCGGACCTGATGAAATTCTGACTCGGACTGTTGGCACACGTCAATTGGGAAGAGGCAACCTCATTATGTTCTCTATGTTTTGGTTTATTAATCGTGCACATCGGAGTCATCCAATGCCGCATCAGTTGGAAGGCTTTAAAATCATAGAACGGACAAACATGACGATGCATCGCATCATTTTCGCTTTAACGCTCGCAACTATTTTGGGTTCGTTGGCAGGATTTTGGGCACTGATTGATCGGGGTTATCGTTTGGGCATGGAGGTGCGTGCCTATTGGCCCTCTTTAAGTGCTTTCGGGATAGAGCCGTATCGGCGTCTTGCGCGGTGGTTACAGGCACCAGAAGCAACGCTCATACCGGAAAGTGGATTTATGGGCATCGGCTTTTTGATAACAACAGTGTTGATGTTTTTTCGGATGCGATTTGTGTGGTGGCCCTTTCATCCCGCTGGGTTTGCAATCTCTACGAGTTGGGGCATGCATGTGACCTGGAGTTGTCTTTTCATGAGTTGGTTAATCAAATGGTTGATTCTCCAGTATGGTGGTGTTGTGAGGCATCGCAAGATAGCACCCTTCTTTTTGGGATTGATCTTGGGAGAGTTTACAGTAGGGAGTCTCTGGACGATCTTAGGGATTATCGTTGGTATTCCTACTTATGGATTCTGGGTGTAGGATTACTTGTAGGGGCAACCCTTGTGGTTGCCCATAGATTCTAATCATCGTCTGGTCGCGAGTTTATTGCCAAGTTCAAGGGTAACAGAAGCACTGCCAGGCTGAACAGAAGCGTCCACTGCCATTCCCATTTCAGGTACCCCATTCCTAAGAATTGCGCGATAGGTTCAACATAAATCGCTGTCAGGTGAAGCGCGATAACGATAACGGAGATAATTATGAGTCCGGGGTTCGCTAAAATTCTTTGGGCGAGCGATTCCCATGGATACCGCAGGGCTTGCCAACATGTAGCTAACTGCGTGAAGATAAGTGTCGTACACGCCACCGTTCGCGCAATCGAGATAACTGACGTATTTGGATTCTCTGCATTTCCGGTGGAAAGTACATCTTGCATAAGTGTTGAAACACCAAATGTGTCGGACAATGCAGGTGAACGCCACAGTATGAATAAAAACGGGATGATCGTCATTAAACTAATCGTCGCGGCCCGGCAAACGATGTCCACACCTGTTGTTTTTGAGAGGAAGCGTGACCCTGAGAACAGCGTCGGACGGTGGTGTTTTTCGTCAGCAAATATCTGTTCCGTACCTATAACTAATGATGGGAGTAAAGTTGAGAGTAGTTGTACCCAAACTATTTGCGTTAGCGTCAATGGCATAGGCATTTTATAAAGATAGTGTAGCACGGTGCCGAAGGTGAGCGTGAGGAGCAGAGAGAGCGTACATGAGAAGCTCCATCGTAGAAAGCCAGCAGCGTTATGATACGCCTCGCGAGCGTAAAGCAGAGCATCCCTCACCGCTTCAAACTTATCAATCAATCCGTCGGCAGCGGCTTGAACGACGTGCGACCCGTCGGTTCTATTTGCAAGGGTTATGTCGGCAACAGTCATCGCACGAAGATCTTTGCTATTTTGTCCCAAAAACCCGACAGCGTGACCTTGACGTTTCAAACTGAGAACTACATTTCGCCGCTGGTCCCAAGTTAGCTGCGAATATGCGAGCCACTTTTCCGTCTCGTTATCGAGTTGTTCACGCTCGACTTCCTCAAGTTCTTCGCTTGAGACCACGGCTTTTCGGTTGTGGATGAGTCCGAGGTCTTTTGCAAGATCAACTGTTTCTTGCTCTGTGTTCTCAGAGACGAGGATAATTTTAAGTCCAGTATCAAGACTGGATTTGAGAACTGCTTTTGTGTGTTCGTCGTTACTGACGGAAAAACTGATGAACCCTAAAAAGATTGGATTATCTTCCATCTCTTGCGGTTTCAGAACGACATCGGAGGCGTGAAAGGCTACACCATAGACTTGGGATTTGGGACTTAGTAGATAGTCTATGATGTCATGATACATTTCGTATCTGTCGTCTAATAATGGCGCGATTTCGTCATTAATAAGCACATAACCACAGGTGTCAAGCACTGTTCGGGCATCTCCAAAGATGATATTGAGATAGTTTTCTGGTGCTGACTCGAACACTTGCATTTGATACCTATAGTTACGTGTGGATGGATATGTGTTCACTAAGGGTAACTTAGCACTCACGCTGTCGGGTTGATACCCGAGTTTTCTCATGTTCTCTTGGATGGTAGCCTGAGGTGGCAGCACCGTGTCGTCTGATAAGGTTGTTGAGGCGATCTGCCCATTAGAGGATAGCGTATCATCCGTATCTTGTCCATCGGCGACACCAAGTCCAGCCGTGAACACTAAGTGTGGGGCACCTTGTGGAATTTTTCCATTGGGCGACATTGCTGTGATCGCTTGCTGCCGTTCTTCGGCGGAAAGATCTGTCAGGGAGTCTAACCACGTCTGCCATGTTTTACCATCAACCAATTGTTCATCAACAAAGAGGTTTGAAATCGTCAGGTCGCGTGTGGTCGAGAGTCCATCTTCATTTGCAAAAAGAGCAGTAATACGGCTCAATTTTTCGAGACTACGTGAATTTCGTAGAACAATCCCTTTTTTTAGCAATTTTTGGGTGTGCTTAGAAAAGAACAGCTGGAGAAGTCCAGGCGCATTTTGTGGGGCGGATGCAATAGCGAATAGCATGCCGAGATAGATTAGAGAGTGCCAATCGGTAGCCTGATTCTGATATTCAAACCACCAAGCGAT is part of the Candidatus Poribacteria bacterium genome and harbors:
- a CDS encoding cation transporting ATPase C-terminal domain-containing protein gives rise to the protein MSNFHAENLASILNKFDSNMDQGLSAEAIEKAKAQYGKNEFGTEESAFSLEAFLKPLFTWRIIVLALMTAFLAFSFFTDVSSISLYTVGIVGAVLVVHIVWACITEYRIHSRNIYTNKLIVPNIKVIRQGKFDTCPPEDIVPGDLLSFSAGDYIPADARIIESEGLMIDESALFGTEGPVQKVSIDVPDSTIPPEKQKNMAFGGTYVTAGHGYAIVVQTGKQLEIWRQRRDIPPTSTMNTFAENETSDLQIVIKIAGITIAAVGVAIAWWFEYQNQATDWHSLIYLGMLFAIASAPQNAPGLLQLFFSKHTQKLLKKGIVLRNSRSLEKLSRITALFANEDGLSTTRDLTISNLFVDEQLVDGKTWQTWLDSLTDLSAEERQQAITAMSPNGKIPQGAPHLVFTAGLGVADGQDTDDTLSSNGQIASTTLSDDTVLPPQATIQENMRKLGYQPDSVSAKLPLVNTYPSTRNYRYQMQVFESAPENYLNIIFGDARTVLDTCGYVLINDEIAPLLDDRYEMYHDIIDYLLSPKSQVYGVAFHASDVVLKPQEMEDNPIFLGFISFSVSNDEHTKAVLKSSLDTGLKIILVSENTEQETVDLAKDLGLIHNRKAVVSSEELEEVEREQLDNETEKWLAYSQLTWDQRRNVVLSLKRQGHAVGFLGQNSKDLRAMTVADITLANRTDGSHVVQAAADGLIDKFEAVRDALLYAREAYHNAAGFLRWSFSCTLSLLLTLTFGTVLHYLYKMPMPLTLTQIVWVQLLSTLLPSLVIGTEQIFADEKHHRPTLFSGSRFLSKTTGVDIVCRAATISLMTIIPFLFILWRSPALSDTFGVSTLMQDVLSTGNAENPNTSVISIARTVACTTLIFTQLATCWQALRYPWESLAQRILANPGLIIISVIVIALHLTAIYVEPIAQFLGMGYLKWEWQWTLLFSLAVLLLPLNLAINSRPDDD